Sequence from the Tenrec ecaudatus isolate mTenEca1 chromosome 6, mTenEca1.hap1, whole genome shotgun sequence genome:
CAGGGAGATGagtgagagaaggggagggaaaggaactTCTCAGGGCCTTGGAGCTGTGATGGACAAAGCTGAATGTAGTCCCTGCTGGGGGCAAGTAGGGGGAGGAGCAGAGGAGGAGCAGAGTCCTTGCCCTTGACAACAGCAGGAGGTAGGTAATGGGCAATATCTGATGATTACCTTCATCAGCACCCACAATCACACATGATTGTGGGGATTGGCTGATGGGGAAAGAGTGGCTGGGTGATTATCATACTCCATGCATCACGGATCTTTTGTAGGCACCCAGTAGAGAATTATAGAGTGAAGGGGCTGGCATTGACGATGGAGAATTATTTGAAGCTGAAGTAAATGTCATCCTAGATGGCATAATTCAATTACACTTTTGCATGTGGAGTAGCATGACATCACAGGAGAAAGGGCCTCTGGGGTAGAAAATTGTTATAAAAATGTATATTTCGTTGTTTCTCTTGTCATATTCAATTTTTAACtcattttttttccattaaaTTGTAGGTCTATTTTAGACAATATATAATTAATAAGTAGAAATAacaatttaatttaaaaacttGAGAGACTAATGTTCACATAAAATTTATAAAATTGGTTTTCCAAAACACAAGACTCCTTAAACATTGTTGTATTTacagttaaatatatatatatattctctagtTATTCTTGGTGATGGCTTCTGTTTGCAATTTTTTTTATCGCCTtacagttttttttaatgaatgtcgaatttattttcttcttaaaactggtgggtttttgtttgtattCTCTTGTACTTGCTTGAGCAGGATGAAAAATATGTTATTCTTAACAGTTTTTTATTTGCTTCATTTACAAACAACATAAAATTTCAGTGATTTAAGACAAAAACACTTCTTAGCACAAATACCCGTGGAATGTATTTTGCTAAAGAAGCTGTTCCACTTCTTCCTCTTTGTGTTGCCAACATTTACACCATTTACAGTATCATCAGTCACTTATAAAAAGGAGGCAAAATGGAGGATACTATTTGTTGTTAGTTatactatttgttgttgttagttatcaatgagtcatttccaactcacagtaaccgtATGTATAACAGAATAAAGCATCTCCATGTCCtgtgtaaaatgaaatagaatttcTGCTAATATTTACTGTCTTGTAGTGGTCATCAGGGTGatagaaaattaaaaatcatacaaaatcagATATGAAAGCACTTATTTGCTGATTATCAGTGCAAAACTAGCTTTTAATAACTTGGAATTCTACGTCCATCAAGTCATTTTCTTTATATAGCTACCATATATAGATttcctgagacagtaaatctttatgggagcaaacagcctcatctttctatagagttactggtgggtttgaagcactgaccttgCTCTTAGCAATCTAATGCCTAACCCAAAATACTACCTCGAGATAAGTTATGTAATCGAAGTTACTGTTTCATGTGCCAATTGGTTTTCTGATAATGATTGACAATAGCAAAAtcagagagtgagagaaaaaagACATCATTTTCTATGTTTTCTTCTAATATCTATTTGACTGTCCACAATTGCAATAAAAATAAGTAGTTCAACTTACTTCATCAGTTCATAACTAAATATATCTCTGCACTCAAATCCCTCTAGTCCTCATTGTTAAATCTATAAAAAAGAAGATATTTTTGCTTTATACCTTTCTCCTGAAATATCTGCACTAATTCTAACAGTAACTTCAGAGGGAGTGTTTTTTCCTATATTTCTTCATCGGTCCAATAATTACTCATGACTGGAAAGATTTTCTGTACAAAATTTCTGTATAACCCATAATTCTATTCCCCTTATCAAACCCTCACAACGGTGCCTTCTCTGTTATTTGCAGACTCATGAAGATACTGTATTAGTATATAAaagaaacatttctttctacttaactTTTTAAGTTATAGACATCTTCTCATATAATTATAGGCACctaggtggtacagtggttacatattggactgctaatcataaggtcagaagttcaaaaccatcagctactccttgggatgaaaggcagggctttctactccattcaAGGATTACAGttgaggaaacccacaggggtaggggGAGTTCTCCTCTGTGTGGGAGGGCTGCTGAGAACCCTCAGGACAGGTTGATAGTGTTTTTTTGTGAGTCTAATATAATTAATTCTACCCAAAAGAATATATATCTGAAACAGTGATATTATGTTTAAAAATTGTATAAAATTGCTCTATATATTCCTGTTTCTAATTCAAATCTTTTAGTCACCTTTTACACATTTCAAGTATATTTTTTCTTGAGAGAAAATATGAAAGATTtgggtttattttctttattttttaattgtataaATGTAGAGATAAATATTTCCATGCCTTGAAAGATATATGCTCAACATTTTAATTGCTTTTCCTCAAAAAGAAATTGTATTACAGTTTTCTCTAAATTAGATAATGTTTTAAAAGCTATGTCATTTTTCCCTCGTCCATATTAGTATTGCATAAATATTACAAACTAAGAGGTTGCATGGGAAATTAAGGAACATTTATATTTGACATCAAACCCACATTGTGAGTCACCTGGAGAATATGCAATGAATTAAAGATTGTGGACAACATTGTTATTAGAGATCAGCATTGCTATGTTGATCTCCTattgaaagagaggaagggagatgTTTTTAACCTTTGGTCCACTCTAAGTTCAAACACCTTTAAATATCAAAATTAATTATGTACTATTTTAATCACTATTATAGAATTTACATGCCATTTTGACACCAGTATTTCAGATTCCCAGTAGATATTATAACTAGACGCttaattaatgtttttatattgttttgtttttccctaaagATAATGATGGAGATAGTCAATTACCATGTTCTCCACAAGAATCCCTGGAGTACTATACGAATTTTGAGTGTATATCTTGGTAGTTCataaagagaaaatataaatTTACTGTAAGGTGGATGCAAAACTCtgttttttcaaaagaaaatcagGAACTATAGTGAATTAATAGAATTCTAATAAAATTCTGCCATATTTATACATAAATACTTAAATTTCTGATTTTAAGGAAGGTATTAGAATAATTCACATATTTTGGTTATATTTGtaagaaaatcagaaaaacagTTATGAAAATCTCCCTAACTTTATGCTTatttgagagagaaagaggagagatccACCAATGTTTGTATTTGTTAATAAATATTGCTAGATTATAATGTGAACAAGATCCCCATCACACATGAGGAAGTAAAGAAAAACTATGGGTTAGAGAGaaataaccctttaatacagcaatAATTCCTATTACATTTTACCTTAATGAAACACAGGACAAAATTCCACAATGTATCACCAAAGAAAACTCTTGCAGATTCTATGAGAAGTAAGTATTTTTAGTATTCTTTTGTTTTGTGGGAAATTAAATTACTATAGATTTGTTTTTAGACTCAATAAGTGACCATAAGGTCAAATCAATTAAATTCAGaatcaaaaatgaagaaaatatttctgTAACCCATGGCCATATCCTATGATATGTGATCAATGAACATATTGTAAAGGAtggcaaaatatatatttttagaacAGCACTATTGACAATTttccatatgtgtatatatatgttgtTATAAATTTGACTACTACTAATCCATTATATTAAATGATGTgttgaatattttaatattgttcTATTGAattcattgagtcaatttaacaaAATAGAATCAAACAATAGAGTTTCATTAGccataatctttatagaagcagattgctgGAGCTTGTGCCCATGGGGTGACAGAtggattcaaactgtcaacctttagcAATAGGGTGCTTAACTGATGCAGCACCAGGTTAAGTCTTCTTTTGCTTTATCACTACTGATTGTAAAATAATGTTTCTTACACTAGTAAAGCTACATGGTTTAAGTTGAAAGTGGCCAAATAACCGAGTAATGTAAtatttcaagtaaaattttgatttGATATTTATATACTCATTTTTATATTCACATTGTACTGAGCCATAAGTGCTTGTTCCATTGGGAATAGAAAGGAATTCAGCCCTAGCCAAGCATCTAACATCAGAATACAATGGTTTCTAAAACAATAATTACAAAAATGCAAACCTGACTTGTTTAAAGTGTAAAACTACACAGAAGAGAGTATATAGTTGACACTAAAAGTATTCAGCAAAAAGTGCAGAAATAATAGCTGAAGAGCTGAGTACaagattattttaaataaaatatacttgatataacttttctttcccttttaagtttcttttgaattcaGTAAGCTTGTAGGAGTTATTTCTCATCCTCTCAGGCAAAATTTTAAACAACAGAATTTTTATGCAAATTAGGTTGCTTAATAATGTAAAGAATTTTTATGGAAATAATTCTTATGCAAGTTGAGATGCTCAAAGGTCTCCTTCCAGGAGTCCTGTAGCACAGTGGTTGCTCTGTGGGCTGCTAATCCAAAAGCCAACAGTTGAAAGTCTCCAGTTGCTCCTTGGAGAAGGATGAGTCCttttctccttctgtaaagagttgctctcagaaacccacagggcaatacTCCGCTGCccaatggggtcactatgagtcagcagagactggttggtagtgagtttggtttttgtttttacctaGAGAAATAGATGTAATAAACAGGATCAAGTCTGCTGTTGTAAGTAGGGTTGTGAAATGATTCAAAACCGTAGACGCAAAAACGCATATGCATTTCAACTGGATTATTTGAGCTAATTGATCCTGGATGGTATTTTTAAATGTAGACTTTCTATTTTTATTCCCCAGATCTGATGGAATTCAGAAGTAATTTAATCATGAGAAATCATACAATGGTGACAACATTTATTCTCCTAGGACTAACAGATGACCCTAAATGGCAAATTGTAATATTCCTTTTCCTACTGCTAACATATTTACTGAGCATCACTGGAAATCTGACCATTATCTTGCTCACACTCCTGGATTCTCATCTCAGAACACCCATGTATTTCTTCCTTCGAAACTTCTCGTTCTTAGAAATCTCACTGACTTCTGTCTGCATCCCAAGGTATTTGTTCATTATAGTGACTATGGATAAAAGAATTTCTTATGATGCTTGTGCTGCACAATTATTTTTTGGCATCTTTTTGGGAGCATCAGAGTTTTTCCTGTTGGCTgccatgtcctatgaccgctatgtggccatctgcaaaCCTTTGCACTATGCGACAATCATGAGCAGCAGAGTCTGCAACCAGCTAGTTGTTATCTCTTGGTTGGCTGGGTTATTAGCAATCTCTCCTGGACTTATCATGGGCTTAGggttggaattctgtgatgctaatATTATTGATCACTTTGTTTGTGACTATACTCCTCTCCTGAAACTGTCCTGCACAGACACTCATTCCATAGAATTGATAGGCTTTATTTCAGCCATTGTCACATTGCTGATTACATTGGCCCTGGTAATACTCTCCTATGCATACATCATAAGAACAATTCTGAAAATCCCTTCTGCCCAGCAGAGAAAAAAGGCTTTTTCCACCTGCTCCTCCCACATGATTGTGGTCTCCATCTCTTATGGCAGCTGCATTTTCATGTACATTAAACCTGCTGCAGATGAAAGGGTTGCTTTAAACAAGGGGATAGCAATACTCACCACCTCAGTTGCACCTGTCTTAAATCCTTTCATATACACCTTAAGAAATAAACAAGTGAAACAATCCCTGAATAATATAATAAAAAAGTGTATTTTCCTTACCTTAAAATAATTCTTTTTGGTGTTTGCTAacaagtatttctttttttctcccccaaaATAGCTCTCAAAGTTTATTGAAAACAGCAGCATATGTCAACCACCACCTTGTTAACAtacacttttattttattttgtgttttgatAGTGACAGAGTTACTCACAAATAGCTAACGTGTATAAGATTTAATCCTggattttcatctttttaatggtaTAAGCTATATATATGATGTTCCTTTATGCATTTCAGGAATCACTTTATCTTTCAAGTTAATTCTCTTATTTGGTTCATCCTCAAGATTTTCAACTATAAATTCAgtttgaatattgaatatttcCACGTGTTTTAACATATGTATGCTGAGatagaggagccccagtggtgtggtggttatgaattgggctacaatccacaaggtcagaaattcaaaaccCTCAGCAATTCCACAGGGCaaaaatgtggctttctactcctgcaaagagctaatctcagaaactcagaggggcaattctaccttgtcctagaggagTGTTATGACTGGGAAtagatttgatggtagtgaggttgatttttcttttttggtgttgAAATAGGTATATTGTTTGTGAACTTTACAATGAGTAATTGAGTTGATTTTATGAATATCTAGGATATACATCTTTCTCATATCACACAATGTTAATAATTTCTAAAGGAGATGGTGCTTCCATATCATAATAGTGGAGCAAATTGAAAAATATTTGTGTTCAGGCTTAATATTTAGCTGAAAAAATATCTCCAAATCTCTATGTGATTATAAATTAAATCAGGCTTTTTCATTTAGCAAAGATTATGATCGATAACTTAAAGAACCTGAGTAGGTTACACTTGGGTCACATAGTAATTAATTCAATATCCTAAAGTTTTATCTAGGTTGTAAATTATGGATCAGATGCCAATAACAACTGGTCACAATTATCTTTTTATTTGAATTTAATAGAATTATATTAtctatttaaaagttttaaaactttattataCATAATAATTTCCCTAATATATTTGAAAATTCGATTCATATGGTAAAATAAATTAGTTTTCTTTACCTAGGAAACTGTGCTCCACTGCTAtttgcctaacaacaacacaaacttAGGGGGACACAAAATTTATATTTGAGATTttcaaaatacatattttaactCTTAGAGAATTATGGAAAGCTATGCAAAGTGCCATATTTTCTGTCATTATTGTATCTATATATACCCTTTCTCTTTCTGAAATAGCTTCCTTTGTATTCCAAGTAacatattgttattgttagggtaattttgagttgattccaactcttagcaatgCTATGAACGAAGGAATGTAAGATTGTCCTGTActggcatcctcacaattaggtttgattttattcttgcagccactgtgtcaatcattctCATTCCACCCTCTTTCCACCCACTTTCACTGACCCTGTCTTTTAcaacgcatgatgtccttctccaggaccgaTTTCTCTTGAGAGTATGTCCAAAGGACAAGAAATGAAGTCTAGCTATTCTCACTGTTTAGGAGCTTTATGGTTTTATTTCCACCAAGACAAATTTGTCTGTTTTTCTCAAACTTTTTCTAGAATATGTAGTTCAACTTCATCAATGATTcagcagtctttcttattcattatccacTTTTCCCATACAGATGAGATCATTGAAAACACCTTGGTTTGGATACAGTGCACCTTACTCCTCACAGTGTCATGGTTGCTCTTTGACACTTTAACAAATTTAACTAATGCCATGCTCTgaattattgtttattttatagtttattaGAGCAATCACTCAGTCTATTAAGGCATCACTTTGCATTTAGGACGTGAGTTCTTTTGTCTCTACAAACAAACTAACCAAAAaagcatacacatacatatatttaattagACAACCTGAAGAAAAACCTTGATAGGAAGGTTAAgcatgcatcaagaaaacatcccaacccagtgctgcccaacattaacccatatgcccaccatcaatccacaaagtcctcctccatctcacaaaacacacacaatgatgccaactgcaggaggaaagccgaagcagtgaacgtataagcatctcagtgctggcaggagtcctacactgctgctccagcacccagggcagcaatggggtaggtccatgcagtttctccttgggcatgtcttgtaggaagtgactcttgcaagctgaagcagggaactggctaaggcagctgcactaagacttcagagaaacaaatccacaacaaatcatgtataaaagagggttttatgtaaaggttaagtgcacatcaggaaaacatcgcaacccagggctgcccaagcccaaaagtccaacatcaacccattaacccgtatgtccaacatCGGTCCACAAAGTCcgcctccatcttacaaaacagacacaatgatgccgactgcagaaggaaagccgagtcagtgaatgtgtaagcatctcagcactggcagaggtctccacgtggctgctccagcacctagggctgcatcggggtaggtccatgtggcttctcctcagggagtcagtcttgctagctgaagctgggaacttgctaaggcagctgcaccctggtctgaccatcacaaagcaagagacctgagaactagaaaagtgaggctcacag
This genomic interval carries:
- the LOC142450941 gene encoding olfactory receptor 6C74-like; this translates as MEFRSNLIMRNHTMVTTFILLGLTDDPKWQIVIFLFLLLTYLLSITGNLTIILLTLLDSHLRTPMYFFLRNFSFLEISLTSVCIPRYLFIIVTMDKRISYDACAAQLFFGIFLGASEFFLLAAMSYDRYVAICKPLHYATIMSSRVCNQLVVISWLAGLLAISPGLIMGLGLEFCDANIIDHFVCDYTPLLKLSCTDTHSIELIGFISAIVTLLITLALVILSYAYIIRTILKIPSAQQRKKAFSTCSSHMIVVSISYGSCIFMYIKPAADERVALNKGIAILTTSVAPVLNPFIYTLRNKQVKQSLNNIIKKCIFLTLK